The Streptococcus sp. S5 genome contains a region encoding:
- a CDS encoding glycosyltransferase translates to MKFVFIFLAVTYLLLFLIRWLLSFTYYKKSQAHIADFPEELFTVVQPILSGDPRLESDLRANLQQTEAVEFYWLIDQSDIEAQRVADQICQEASFAQRIRTFLIEDVPQGINPKSYKIEQVVEELTRPYLIVLDDDSVIDFSKMGELTDYLGQEVILTGIPYNQERSNFWSKLVAAFVNGNSFITYFTMAEVEANHSINGMFYILPVELAKDQGLFTAIKDFLCDDLAVADFLRSKGVSIIQTRVTCNVRTTIKDAKQYLLQMKRWLLFSSIYLKEHLDWKLFSLIGLPSFLPLPTLILSLFLGWPYFLLVLGLLGFKAVWMLLYRQSILSNRLHLDEVIYEVLNDLLLPWLFIYVLVTPPVINWRGRKIRVTDGKIRYE, encoded by the coding sequence ATGAAATTTGTATTTATATTTTTAGCCGTTACTTATCTTCTCTTATTTCTCATCCGTTGGTTGCTGTCCTTCACTTATTATAAAAAAAGTCAGGCTCATATTGCGGACTTCCCAGAAGAGCTTTTTACGGTGGTCCAACCCATCCTCTCAGGGGATCCTCGTTTAGAGAGTGATTTGCGGGCCAATCTCCAGCAAACTGAAGCAGTAGAATTCTACTGGTTGATTGATCAGTCTGATATAGAAGCCCAACGAGTAGCAGATCAGATTTGCCAAGAGGCTTCCTTTGCCCAACGAATTCGTACCTTTCTCATTGAAGACGTCCCTCAGGGGATTAATCCCAAGAGTTACAAGATTGAGCAGGTTGTAGAAGAGCTGACCCGGCCTTATCTGATTGTTTTGGACGATGATAGTGTGATTGATTTTTCTAAAATGGGTGAGCTAACTGACTATCTGGGTCAAGAGGTCATTCTGACAGGCATTCCCTATAACCAGGAGAGAAGCAATTTCTGGTCTAAGCTGGTCGCAGCATTTGTTAATGGCAATTCTTTTATTACCTATTTTACCATGGCAGAAGTTGAGGCGAATCACTCCATCAACGGGATGTTCTATATCCTACCGGTAGAACTTGCAAAAGACCAGGGGCTCTTCACAGCGATTAAGGATTTTCTATGTGATGATTTAGCCGTGGCCGATTTTTTAAGGAGTAAAGGAGTATCCATTATCCAAACAAGGGTCACCTGTAATGTTCGAACGACTATCAAGGATGCCAAGCAATATTTGCTCCAGATGAAGCGTTGGCTTCTCTTTAGCTCTATCTATCTCAAAGAACACCTGGATTGGAAGCTGTTTAGTCTCATAGGTTTACCGAGTTTTCTACCTCTTCCAACTTTGATCTTAAGTCTTTTTTTAGGTTGGCCGTATTTTCTTCTAGTATTGGGCTTACTGGGATTCAAGGCAGTATGGATGCTCCTCTATCGACAAAGCATCCTATCCAATCGCCTACACTTGGATGAAGTCATCTACGAAGTGCTGAATGATCTCCTGCTTCCTTGGCTGTTTATCTATGTTCTGGTGACTCCTCCTGTGATTAATTGGCGGGGGCGAAAGATTCGTGTGACGGACGGAAAGATTCGTTATGAGTAA
- a CDS encoding SDR family NAD(P)-dependent oxidoreductase, whose product MKIEDTIKKAIILGATGGIGRQLAKELARSLEHLVLVGRDADKLSQVQKELTGSKAQLSILTLDMLDQVALEAFVENLDADLLVNCAGLAYFSLGCVLDSASEQDLWQLNYHSPVQLIKQVVQKNQNIKLVQLSSLAALFPHPYLAAYSASKAALQTYTLALQEELRQSDSQVQLGLYILGPVQTAIFPPKLVEALGGGSLQMKPEKVAQQLIRFIERDTSYAIIGLRYRLLVWLGRLLPQRWIIRLLAIYLKKGLNR is encoded by the coding sequence ATGAAGATAGAAGATACTATTAAAAAAGCAATCATTTTAGGAGCTACAGGAGGGATTGGCCGGCAGCTAGCGAAAGAACTGGCAAGAAGTCTGGAGCATCTGGTCTTAGTGGGTCGTGATGCTGACAAACTCTCCCAAGTTCAAAAGGAACTAACTGGGAGCAAGGCGCAACTGTCAATCCTAACGTTAGATATGCTAGATCAAGTAGCCCTAGAAGCTTTTGTAGAGAACCTAGATGCAGATCTTCTTGTCAATTGTGCGGGACTAGCCTATTTTTCCCTAGGATGTGTCCTTGATTCAGCCAGTGAGCAAGACCTCTGGCAGCTCAACTACCATAGTCCAGTCCAGCTAATCAAGCAGGTGGTGCAAAAGAATCAGAATATCAAGCTGGTCCAGCTGTCTTCGTTGGCAGCTCTTTTTCCTCATCCCTATCTAGCAGCCTACAGTGCTAGCAAGGCTGCCTTGCAGACCTACACTCTTGCTCTCCAGGAGGAACTGAGGCAATCAGATTCCCAGGTCCAGCTAGGTCTCTATATTCTTGGACCAGTCCAAACAGCTATTTTTCCTCCCAAACTAGTAGAAGCATTGGGAGGTGGTAGCTTGCAGATGAAGCCTGAGAAAGTCGCTCAGCAGTTGATCCGATTTATAGAAAGGGATACTTCCTATGCGATTATCGGGCTTCGCTATCGCTTGCTAGTTTGGCTAGGTCGCTTGCTTCCCCAAAGGTGGATCATCCGTCTCCTTGCTATATATTTAAAAAAGGGACTGAATAGATGA
- a CDS encoding L-threonylcarbamoyladenylate synthase: protein MTKHIQWDGTLSQEGFDILKGEGGCIVCPTKVGYIIMTSDKAGLERKFEAKERNRNKPGVVLCGSMDELRALAQLNPEIEAFYQKHWDEDILLGCILPWREDAYAKLQAFGDGREELMTDVRGTSCFVIKFGKAGEQIAKEMWEKEGKMVYASSANPSGKGNRGKVEGIGERIEGAVDLVIEADDYVASIQPDKTIETRYEQGVMVSMVDAEGNLIPEQGAGSRSVNTCPVVIRKGLDIDKIMMHLSDHFNSWNYRQGEYY, encoded by the coding sequence ATGACAAAACACATTCAATGGGACGGAACACTTTCACAAGAAGGATTTGACATTCTTAAAGGAGAGGGTGGCTGTATCGTCTGCCCTACCAAAGTCGGCTACATCATTATGACCAGCGACAAAGCTGGCTTGGAACGGAAGTTTGAAGCTAAAGAACGCAACCGTAACAAACCAGGTGTGGTTCTTTGCGGAAGTATGGATGAACTTCGTGCCCTTGCGCAATTGAATCCTGAAATCGAAGCCTTCTACCAAAAACATTGGGATGAAGATATCTTGCTTGGTTGTATCCTTCCTTGGCGTGAAGATGCCTATGCAAAATTGCAAGCCTTCGGAGATGGACGTGAAGAACTCATGACAGACGTTCGTGGAACTTCATGCTTTGTCATCAAATTTGGTAAAGCTGGTGAGCAAATCGCCAAAGAAATGTGGGAAAAAGAAGGCAAGATGGTTTACGCTTCTTCAGCCAACCCTTCCGGTAAAGGAAACCGCGGGAAGGTCGAAGGAATCGGTGAGCGCATCGAAGGTGCCGTTGACTTGGTTATCGAAGCCGATGATTATGTAGCTTCTATCCAACCAGACAAGACCATTGAAACTCGCTATGAACAAGGTGTGATGGTTTCTATGGTTGATGCCGAAGGAAATCTCATCCCAGAACAAGGAGCAGGTAGCCGTTCTGTCAATACTTGTCCAGTTGTGATCCGTAAAGGATTGGATATCGATAAAATCATGATGCACTTATCTGATCATTTCAACTCTTGGAACTATCGCCAAGGGGAATACTATTAA
- the leuD gene encoding 3-isopropylmalate dehydratase small subunit — protein sequence MEKFTIYTGTTVPLMNDNIDTDQILPKQFLKLIDKKGFGKYLMYAWRYLDDQYTEDPDFIFNKPEYRKATILITGDNFGAGSSREHAAWALADYGFKVVIAGSFGDIHYNNELNNGMLPIVQPLEVRQQLASLKPTDPVTVDLEEQKIISPVGEFRFEIDQDWKHKLLNGLDDIGITLQYEDLIVAYEKNRPAYWQ from the coding sequence ATGGAGAAATTTACCATTTATACGGGAACTACGGTTCCCTTGATGAACGATAATATTGATACCGACCAGATCCTCCCCAAGCAATTCTTAAAGTTGATTGATAAAAAAGGCTTTGGGAAATACCTCATGTATGCTTGGCGCTATTTGGATGACCAGTATACCGAGGATCCAGATTTTATCTTTAACAAGCCAGAATACCGCAAGGCAACCATTTTGATCACTGGTGACAATTTTGGGGCTGGATCCTCTCGGGAGCACGCAGCCTGGGCTTTAGCTGATTATGGCTTTAAAGTCGTTATCGCCGGATCCTTCGGAGATATCCATTACAATAATGAACTCAATAATGGCATGCTACCGATTGTCCAACCACTAGAGGTTCGTCAACAATTGGCAAGTTTGAAGCCGACAGATCCAGTGACAGTAGATTTGGAAGAGCAGAAGATCATCTCGCCTGTAGGAGAGTTTCGCTTTGAGATCGATCAAGATTGGAAGCACAAATTGCTCAACGGCTTGGATGATATCGGGATTACGCTTCAGTACGAAGACTTGATCGTAGCTTATGAGAAGAACCGGCCAGCTTACTGGCAATGA
- the leuC gene encoding 3-isopropylmalate dehydratase large subunit, whose protein sequence is MSGKSIFDKLWDRHVITGVEGQPQLMYVDQHYIHEVTSPQAFQGLRDAGRKVRRPDLTFGTFDHNVPTVNIFDIRDVISKAQIDKLAENVVDFGIDHAAHGSAKQGIVHMVGPETGRTQPGKFIVCGDSHTATHGAFGAIAFGIGTSEVEHVFATQTIWQVKPKKMLVEFTGTPQKGIYSKDYILALIARYGVACGVGYVVEYRGEAIDRLTMEERMTICNMSIEFGSKMGIMNPDETTFDYLRGRECVPDDFEAAVADWKTLVSDDDAVYDKVIRMDVSDLAPMVTWGTNPSMGVDFETPFPEIRDMNDERAYHYMDLEPGQKPADIELGYIFIGSCTNARLSDLELAAKFVKGKKIAPNLTAIVVPGSRPVKQAAEKLGLDKIFMDAGFEWRDPGCSMCLGMNPDKVPDGVHCASTSNRNFEDRQGFGAKTHLCSPAMAAAAAIAGRFVDVRQMPEVE, encoded by the coding sequence ATGAGTGGAAAATCTATCTTTGATAAACTTTGGGACCGCCACGTGATTACAGGAGTGGAAGGGCAACCCCAACTCATGTATGTGGACCAACACTACATCCACGAAGTGACAAGTCCGCAAGCCTTTCAAGGATTACGGGATGCAGGACGTAAGGTCCGACGACCTGATTTAACCTTTGGAACCTTTGATCACAATGTTCCAACGGTCAATATTTTTGATATTCGAGATGTGATTTCAAAAGCCCAGATTGATAAATTAGCTGAGAATGTGGTGGACTTTGGGATTGATCATGCTGCCCATGGTTCTGCTAAGCAAGGGATCGTTCATATGGTGGGGCCTGAAACCGGTCGGACCCAGCCTGGGAAATTTATTGTCTGTGGAGACAGCCATACCGCAACCCACGGAGCCTTTGGTGCCATTGCCTTTGGGATTGGAACCAGTGAAGTGGAGCATGTCTTTGCTACCCAAACCATCTGGCAAGTCAAACCCAAAAAAATGTTGGTTGAATTCACCGGAACCCCACAAAAAGGGATCTATTCAAAGGATTACATCCTAGCTTTGATAGCGCGCTACGGTGTTGCTTGTGGAGTTGGCTATGTCGTAGAGTATCGGGGAGAAGCAATTGATCGTTTGACTATGGAAGAACGCATGACCATCTGTAACATGTCGATCGAGTTCGGGTCCAAAATGGGGATCATGAATCCAGATGAGACGACCTTTGACTACCTCCGGGGACGCGAATGTGTGCCAGATGATTTTGAGGCCGCAGTAGCAGATTGGAAGACTCTGGTTAGTGATGACGATGCCGTTTATGACAAGGTCATCCGTATGGATGTATCTGATCTTGCTCCGATGGTGACTTGGGGGACCAATCCTTCTATGGGAGTGGACTTCGAGACTCCTTTTCCAGAGATTCGCGACATGAATGATGAACGGGCTTATCATTATATGGATCTTGAACCTGGCCAAAAACCAGCAGACATTGAATTAGGCTATATCTTTATCGGTTCTTGTACCAATGCGCGTCTCAGCGATTTGGAGTTGGCAGCCAAGTTTGTGAAAGGCAAAAAAATTGCGCCAAACTTAACTGCTATTGTGGTACCTGGCTCTCGTCCGGTTAAGCAAGCCGCCGAAAAATTAGGCTTAGACAAGATCTTCATGGATGCGGGCTTTGAATGGCGTGATCCAGGATGCTCGATGTGTCTAGGAATGAACCCAGACAAGGTTCCAGATGGGGTCCACTGTGCCTCTACTAGCAACCGGAACTTCGAAGACCGCCAAGGATTTGGGGCTAAGACCCATCTCTGTAGCCCAGCAATGGCCGCTGCAGCAGCAATAGCTGGTCGCTTTGTCGACGTGCGCCAGATGCCAGAAGTCGAGTAA
- a CDS encoding DUF1294 domain-containing protein produces the protein MTWRDRCLVVIAIWNSIVFLTYGLDKRKAIQNRWRIPEKVLLLESWLLGGFGALLGGYLFHHKVRKWYFQATWWGSSLLLAGALFLILQ, from the coding sequence ATGACTTGGAGAGATCGCTGTTTAGTTGTTATTGCTATTTGGAATAGTATCGTATTTCTGACCTATGGTTTAGATAAACGAAAAGCTATCCAAAACAGGTGGCGGATTCCTGAAAAGGTCCTGTTACTTGAGAGCTGGCTGCTTGGTGGATTCGGAGCTCTACTAGGTGGATATCTCTTTCACCACAAGGTGCGGAAATGGTATTTTCAAGCCACCTGGTGGGGCAGTAGCCTTCTTTTAGCAGGTGCCCTCTTTCTAATCCTTCAATAG
- the leuB gene encoding 3-isopropylmalate dehydrogenase encodes MTKKIVTLAGDGIGPEIMAAGLEVLAAVAPKIGFDYSLEDKPFGGAGIDAAGHPLPQDTLKAAKGADAILLAAIGSPEYDNAPVRPEQGLLAIRKELNLFANIRPVRIFDALKHLSPLKPERIEGVDFVVVRELTGGIYFGEHILKEDTARDINDYSAEEIRRIMRQAFKIAQGRGKKVTSIDKQNVLATSKLWRQVAEEVAKEFPDVTLEHQLVDSAAMIMITNPARFDVVVTENLFGDILSDESSVLPGTLGVMPSASRSDQGPSMYEPIHGSAPDIAGQGIANPISMILSVAMMLRDSFGETAGAEMIEEAVNQTLNQGILTRDLGGQASTAEMTAAIIGNL; translated from the coding sequence ATGACAAAGAAAATTGTAACACTTGCAGGAGATGGGATTGGCCCTGAGATCATGGCAGCTGGACTAGAGGTCCTCGCAGCCGTTGCTCCCAAAATTGGCTTTGATTATAGCCTAGAAGACAAACCTTTTGGGGGTGCTGGAATTGATGCCGCTGGCCACCCACTTCCCCAAGATACTCTAAAAGCAGCTAAAGGAGCGGATGCTATACTTCTCGCAGCCATCGGGAGTCCTGAGTATGACAATGCTCCTGTTCGTCCCGAACAAGGCCTGCTCGCTATTCGCAAGGAATTAAACCTCTTTGCCAATATTCGTCCTGTACGGATTTTTGACGCCTTGAAACACTTGTCTCCTTTGAAGCCAGAGCGTATTGAGGGGGTCGACTTCGTGGTCGTGCGTGAATTGACAGGTGGGATTTACTTTGGAGAGCATATCTTGAAAGAAGATACAGCGCGTGATATCAATGATTACAGTGCAGAAGAAATCCGTCGGATTATGCGCCAAGCCTTCAAGATCGCGCAAGGACGTGGTAAGAAAGTGACCAGTATCGATAAGCAAAATGTCCTTGCAACGTCTAAATTGTGGCGCCAAGTGGCAGAAGAAGTTGCCAAAGAATTTCCAGATGTGACTTTAGAGCACCAGCTTGTCGATAGTGCGGCCATGATCATGATTACCAATCCAGCCCGCTTTGATGTTGTAGTGACAGAGAATCTATTTGGAGATATCCTATCTGACGAATCCAGCGTCCTTCCTGGAACACTAGGTGTGATGCCATCTGCCAGTCGTTCTGACCAAGGACCAAGTATGTACGAACCGATTCATGGTTCAGCACCTGATATTGCTGGTCAAGGCATTGCCAATCCGATTTCCATGATCCTGTCCGTTGCTATGATGCTCCGAGACAGTTTTGGAGAAACAGCAGGTGCAGAAATGATCGAGGAAGCCGTCAATCAAACCTTGAATCAAGGAATCTTGACACGAGACTTAGGTGGTCAGGCTTCTACTGCAGAGATGACTGCAGCCATTATTGGGAATCTCTAA
- a CDS encoding 2-isopropylmalate synthase, translating to MRKVEFFDTSLRDGEQTPGVNFSIKEKIAIAKQLEKWGISAIEAGFPAASPDSFTAVQEIAKVLTKTAVTGLARSVKSDIDACYEALKDAKYPQIHVFIATSPIHREFKLNKTKEEILEAIKEHVSYARSKFEIVEFSPEDATRTELDFLLQVVQTAVDAGASYINIPDTVGFTTPAEYGAIFKYLIDHVKTDREIIYSPHCHDDLGMAVANSLAAVKNGARRVEGTINGIGERAGNAALEEVAVALNIREDYFQVESPIVLNETINTSELVSRYSGIPIPKNKAVVGGNAFSHESGIHQDGVLKNPLTYEIITPELVGVKSNSLPLGKLSGRHAFVEKLHELGLDFTEEDIKPLFAKFKSLADKKHEITDADIRALVAGTAVENPEGFQFNDLRLTTNADETITAAVSLRNEEGEVLEFLANGQGSVEAIFNAIDKFFNQTVRLTSYNIDAVTDGIDAQARVLVSVENVDTDTIFNASGLDFDVLKASAIAYINANTLVQKENAGEMGRAVSYRDLPQA from the coding sequence ATGCGTAAAGTTGAATTTTTTGATACCAGCCTTCGGGATGGTGAACAGACTCCGGGAGTGAATTTTTCTATCAAAGAAAAGATTGCCATTGCAAAACAATTGGAAAAATGGGGCATTTCTGCTATTGAAGCAGGTTTTCCTGCAGCTAGTCCTGATTCCTTCACAGCTGTGCAAGAGATTGCCAAGGTCTTGACCAAGACAGCCGTGACAGGTTTGGCCCGTTCTGTCAAATCAGATATTGATGCTTGTTATGAAGCCTTGAAGGATGCTAAGTATCCACAAATTCACGTCTTTATCGCGACCAGTCCGATTCACCGGGAGTTTAAACTCAACAAGACCAAGGAAGAAATTCTTGAAGCGATCAAAGAGCACGTTTCTTACGCTCGCTCAAAATTTGAGATTGTTGAATTCTCGCCTGAAGATGCGACCCGGACAGAATTGGATTTCCTCTTGCAAGTCGTACAGACTGCAGTTGATGCTGGTGCTAGCTACATCAACATTCCTGATACAGTCGGTTTCACGACACCAGCGGAGTACGGTGCCATTTTCAAATACTTGATTGACCATGTCAAGACAGATCGCGAGATTATCTATTCCCCTCATTGCCATGATGACCTAGGAATGGCGGTGGCTAATAGCCTCGCTGCTGTTAAAAATGGTGCCCGTCGTGTCGAAGGAACCATCAATGGCATCGGGGAGCGGGCCGGCAATGCGGCACTTGAAGAAGTAGCGGTCGCTCTTAATATTCGCGAAGACTATTTCCAAGTGGAGAGTCCCATTGTCCTTAATGAAACCATCAACACCTCTGAGTTGGTTTCTCGTTACTCTGGGATTCCAATTCCTAAAAACAAGGCGGTTGTTGGTGGCAATGCCTTCTCACATGAGTCTGGTATTCACCAAGATGGCGTTCTTAAAAATCCTCTTACCTATGAAATCATCACCCCTGAGTTGGTAGGGGTTAAGAGCAATAGCCTTCCACTTGGTAAATTGTCTGGTCGCCATGCCTTTGTCGAAAAACTGCATGAGTTGGGACTGGATTTCACAGAAGAAGACATCAAGCCATTGTTTGCTAAGTTCAAATCTCTTGCAGACAAGAAACACGAGATCACAGATGCCGATATCCGCGCCCTTGTTGCCGGTACAGCAGTGGAAAATCCAGAAGGATTCCAATTTAACGATCTCCGCTTGACAACCAATGCAGACGAAACGATTACAGCAGCGGTTAGCCTCCGCAATGAAGAAGGGGAAGTACTTGAATTCCTTGCCAATGGTCAAGGGTCTGTTGAAGCGATCTTTAATGCAATTGATAAATTCTTCAACCAAACTGTTCGCTTGACCTCATACAATATCGATGCAGTGACTGATGGGATCGATGCCCAAGCCCGTGTCTTGGTATCCGTGGAAAATGTTGATACAGATACGATTTTCAATGCCTCTGGTTTGGACTTCGACGTATTGAAAGCCTCTGCCATCGCTTATATCAATGCTAACACGCTGGTTCAAAAAGAGAATGCGGGTGAGATGGGACGAGCTGTCTCCTACCGTGATCTTCCACAAGCCTAA
- a CDS encoding YpmS family protein, translating to MPRRKLGVKNNPIKEKVPFLQKINIWKWLFLGLVSLLLAFALVVQGRLATPREDVSQLHQAVGTKDVKVGTMTTTRDQLNDTIKSLLKKYKLSDYKVYADNQQILLEGQLSLLGKEYPLYIYFQPSKLENGNILLTVKDFSVGTFQIPQKMVLQLLSKNKNIPKFVQISTKQSTITIVLPEIDNDFEIYVKANTIDLYNDKIVFDLYQKK from the coding sequence ATGCCACGAAGAAAACTTGGAGTCAAAAATAATCCCATCAAAGAGAAGGTCCCCTTCCTTCAAAAAATCAATATTTGGAAATGGTTATTTTTAGGTTTAGTCAGCCTTCTCTTAGCCTTCGCTTTAGTTGTGCAAGGACGCTTAGCGACGCCAAGAGAAGATGTTAGCCAGCTTCATCAAGCAGTTGGCACCAAAGATGTCAAAGTTGGAACCATGACAACGACTCGGGATCAACTCAATGATACTATCAAATCGCTACTGAAAAAATATAAGCTGTCCGACTACAAGGTCTATGCGGACAATCAGCAAATCCTATTAGAAGGGCAGTTGAGTCTCTTAGGAAAGGAGTATCCCTTATATATTTACTTCCAACCATCCAAATTGGAAAATGGGAACATCCTCTTGACGGTGAAGGATTTTTCAGTTGGAACCTTTCAAATTCCACAAAAGATGGTCTTGCAGCTCTTGAGTAAAAATAAAAATATCCCAAAATTTGTTCAGATCTCAACCAAGCAGTCTACCATCACCATTGTATTGCCAGAAATTGACAATGACTTTGAAATCTATGTCAAGGCCAATACCATTGACCTCTATAATGACAAGATCGTTTTTGATTTGTATCAGAAGAAGTAG
- a CDS encoding SGNH/GDSL hydrolase family protein — translation MNLKKMMQGLVFFLTSLLVFVFLFCALLPIASPRMTKPKTAAKEITYTYVALGDSLTEGVGDSTKQGGFVPILAQSLSNENDGQYQPVNYGVAGNTSSQILDRLKKQTDLQKDLKKARVMTLTVGGNDLRKVVVDHLSDFSLSDIQKPLKNYTANLKEIITKARKDNPHLPIYVVGIYNPLYLNFPELTNIQTAVDRWNETTEETIAQFDQVYFVPINDLLYKGIDGKMGVSEVSDGKTTVINDALYEEDSFHPNNTGYEKIKQAILEKINATKKTWSQK, via the coding sequence ATGAATCTTAAAAAAATGATGCAAGGCTTGGTTTTCTTTTTAACCAGCCTTCTTGTCTTTGTCTTTCTATTTTGTGCTTTGCTACCAATTGCATCTCCTCGCATGACCAAGCCCAAAACGGCTGCGAAAGAAATCACCTATACTTATGTAGCTCTAGGGGATTCACTGACCGAAGGAGTAGGGGATAGCACCAAGCAAGGGGGCTTTGTGCCTATCCTTGCCCAAAGCCTGTCCAATGAAAATGACGGCCAGTACCAGCCTGTCAACTATGGAGTAGCTGGGAATACAAGTTCTCAGATCTTAGATCGGCTCAAGAAGCAAACAGATCTTCAGAAGGATCTCAAAAAGGCGCGTGTCATGACATTAACGGTTGGGGGAAATGATCTGCGCAAAGTAGTTGTTGATCATCTGAGTGATTTTTCTCTATCAGATATTCAAAAACCGCTCAAGAATTATACAGCGAACCTCAAAGAAATTATTACAAAGGCCAGAAAGGACAATCCCCATCTTCCCATTTATGTAGTGGGGATCTACAATCCTCTTTACCTGAATTTTCCTGAATTAACTAATATCCAGACGGCTGTCGATCGTTGGAATGAGACGACGGAAGAAACCATTGCGCAATTTGATCAGGTTTATTTCGTTCCGATCAATGACCTACTCTATAAAGGAATTGATGGCAAAATGGGCGTATCAGAAGTCAGTGACGGGAAGACAACCGTTATCAATGATGCCCTGTATGAAGAGGATAGTTTTCACCCCAACAATACGGGCTATGAAAAGATAAAACAAGCAATATTGGAGAAAATCAATGCCACGAAGAAAACTTGGAGTCAAAAATAA
- a CDS encoding dihydroorotase, translated as MVVIKNGRVMDPKTGLDQVCDLRIEGKKIVEIAENLPTDGQEVLDASGLVVAPGLIDVHVHFREPGQTHKEDIHTGALAAAAGGFTRVVMMANTNPTISDIATLEEVLASAAKENLHIHTVATVTKNFDGQHLTDFEGLLKAGAAGFSDDGIPLQSTKVVREALEEAKRLGTFISLHEEDPELNGILGLNENIAKEHFHVCGATGVAEYSMAARDAMIAHATGAHLHIQHLSKEESVKVVEFAQGLGAHVTAEVAPQHFSKTESLLLTKGSNAKMNPPLRLESDRLAVIEGLKSGVISVIATDHAPHHADEKNVPDITKAPSGMTGLETSLSLGLTYLVHAGHLSLMQLLEKMSYNPARLYDFDAGYIAVDGPADLTIFDPEADRLVSDHFASKAGNSPFVGETLKGKVAYTICDGQVIFQG; from the coding sequence ATGGTTGTCATTAAAAATGGTCGTGTCATGGATCCAAAGACCGGTTTGGATCAAGTCTGTGACCTTCGCATCGAAGGAAAGAAAATTGTAGAGATCGCTGAAAATCTCCCAACGGATGGACAAGAGGTCCTTGATGCGTCTGGTCTAGTGGTAGCTCCTGGTTTGATCGATGTGCACGTGCATTTCCGTGAACCCGGTCAAACCCATAAAGAAGACATCCATACAGGTGCTTTAGCAGCAGCTGCGGGTGGGTTTACCCGAGTGGTCATGATGGCTAATACCAATCCGACCATTTCAGATATTGCTACCTTAGAGGAAGTCTTAGCTTCTGCAGCCAAGGAAAATCTCCACATTCATACGGTTGCGACGGTGACCAAGAATTTTGACGGTCAACACCTGACAGATTTTGAGGGCTTGCTTAAGGCTGGTGCGGCTGGTTTTTCAGATGATGGGATTCCCCTTCAAAGCACCAAGGTTGTCCGTGAAGCCTTGGAAGAAGCTAAGCGTCTAGGAACCTTTATTAGTTTGCATGAAGAAGACCCTGAGTTGAATGGCATTCTTGGGTTGAATGAAAACATTGCCAAGGAACATTTCCATGTCTGTGGAGCGACGGGTGTGGCCGAATACTCGATGGCTGCGCGGGATGCCATGATTGCCCATGCGACAGGTGCCCACCTTCATATCCAACACCTTTCCAAGGAAGAAAGTGTCAAGGTGGTAGAATTTGCCCAAGGATTAGGAGCTCATGTGACGGCAGAAGTGGCACCTCAACACTTTTCGAAAACCGAGAGTCTCCTCTTAACAAAGGGAAGCAATGCCAAGATGAACCCACCTCTTCGCTTGGAATCTGACCGCCTAGCAGTGATTGAAGGCTTGAAGTCAGGCGTCATATCCGTAATTGCGACAGATCACGCGCCTCACCATGCGGATGAGAAGAATGTTCCTGATATTACCAAGGCACCATCTGGAATGACCGGTCTTGAAACCTCACTTTCTCTTGGTTTGACCTACTTGGTCCATGCAGGACATTTGAGCCTCATGCAATTGCTAGAAAAGATGTCCTATAATCCAGCACGTCTCTATGATTTTGATGCTGGCTATATCGCAGTGGATGGACCGGCAGATTTAACCATCTTTGATCCAGAAGCAGATCGTCTGGTATCGGATCATTTCGCTTCAAAAGCAGGCAATTCACCATTTGTAGGTGAAACATTAAAAGGAAAAGTTGCTTATACGATCTGTGATGGACAAGTGATTTTTCAAGGATAA